TCCTCTCGCTTAACATGTGAGAAAATTACCGACTTGAGTTCAACGGAAAAACTTCCTGTATCTGGATTTGAAAGATCATTGCATACGCTTTCGAGATGAGCCTGTGGTAAGTAACGAACAGATTCTCGTGTGCCGTCTGCTACACTTTCGTGAAGCTTGCGTTTTGCGGTCCCGCCACTCTCCCACGTCATTGTTGATTCGTAGTGCTGCCCTCTGTTGTTCTTGGGTTGGCAGAATCGATCTCGGTGAAGAAACGAGAACGTTTTTCCATTTTTTGAATCGCCCAATAGTCCCATTACATCTGCGAGGGCACTCTTCCCACTTCCTTTATTTCCGATGATGGCAACGAGGCCGGAATTCAAAGGCACTTCGCAGTCAAACCATATCTCCGGTAACGTCGAGTCCGGGAGCTTAGAAATTGCAATTGAGCGAATGTACTTTGTTCTATCGCCACCCTTTAGCTTGGCAACAGATGGAGGGATGTCGCCCAAAAACACTCTTTCTTCTGGCTCATGAAGAACATGTTTTAAGCCGTCAAAAGTGCAGTTGGCTTTGATCCAACATGGAGCCTTCCGAGAGTAATTAAGGACGTCATGATTATCGGAGCCGATCACAATCGGCAAATGTTTCTTAATAGCAGGAAAAACAATTTCCCGATAGGATTCTTCGTCTCGCACTGCCCCCACTTCAACCATGTCCACAAAGTCTAAGAGCATGTCGGACTTTAACGCTCGCTTGAACGCTTGTGCATTTCCAATTTCTTCAATGCTATTGGACTTTCGACCAGCATGAACCGAGATCAAACCACCCAACTCTTTGATGCATTCGGCTCCGTTTTTAAAATCAACATAGATCGCTTCATCTCCACCTTTTCGAGCAATATCTTCATATGTCACGCCCAATCGCCCCATCAATGTGGTCCATATGTGGCTGACATTGCAGTCCTCAGGAAAGATTCCAATGAAATGAACACTATCTTTTCCCCCAAGTTCCGAGCGAAACTCTATACCCGGAAAGACTGTTATCTTTCCTTCGGCTAAGCTTTGAAGTTCTTCGATCCGCTCAACATCCATCCGATGATGATCAGTTACTGCGACGGCCTCGATACCCGCAGAAATCAGATTCTCAACGATTTGCTGATTGGTTATCGACTTGTTCTTATAGTCGAACGATGCTGGCGTATGGAAATGCAGGTCCCACTGCGTCCAGCAAGATCCACGGGGGTCATTTCTCATGAGAACTCTCGACTAGAGGGGCGAGTTTTCTAAGAATCTACAAAGTCTGATATGATAAATCCAGCCTGTGGAGGTAAATAGATCCACCCGGACTATAGAAATAACCTTGCTACAACTCTGGTACCCTAAAGCTGGAACTCTTGTAGGAAATCAAGACGCCCAGGGCTCCAACACTCAAACGCCCAACTCCCCTAAGCGTTCTTTCATCATGCCTCCTCAGGCGTCAACTACGTGAACCCTATGACCGTCCTCGATGTTTCTAGAATGAATTCAATTCGTGAGACAGCCGCTAGAGCTTCCGCCGACAACGACAACAATCCAAATGGCTGGAGTCAAAGCATTGCCGATCCCATGAAGATGTTGGCATGTTTTCCTGCTCTACAGATCAAAAGTGGTTACATTTTGCGTGCATACCAATTCAAAGAAGGTGGAAATGGAAACGGCTTCGTATGGGCGATGCCAATCGATGCCGATTTTCCTCAGCCAGAAGATTGCCCGACTCAAGTAGGGCGATTCCTACGTCCGCCAAAACCCCCACAATCTCTCGATCAGCTAATGGATGCGATCGAGGGAGACGACACACCCTGGTCGTATTTCTCTGCATCGATATTTTCGAGGGAAGCATCAGAGTTTGGCGCTATGTGGCATGGTTGCCAATGGTCCACTCATTCCCTTCTGGGTACCGATCCGTGGCAATGTGATCCAGACGCAAAGGACCGTCGCAAACGGCAAGCTCTGGCCTCGGGGAAGGCTGACGAATGGACATGGAATGCAGATCGACCAGAGACCTGGGGGCCGACGTATAGCGAACAAGGAGACATCGTCACGATCACGTTCCACACATTCAGTGGCTTGGCGCAAGAGTCAATATTTCGTTTCACTGACACATTTCATAAAGGACGATTCAACTTCGCAACGCAAGAGGAAACGATTGCTTTAGGCCCGCACGGCTATATTTTCTAAATTCTTGCCGGATCATCGACAGACGTGGACGATTCCCGTCCGTTGGCATGTTGATCACTTGTACCTCTAAATAAATCGTCCTGCGATCGCTTGTAGCTCGTGAAACTCAGATGAATTTACTTGACCACCTTCATCATTGAATGGAGCCTCGCATGTCCCCCAAGAAGAAGATTCAACACAGCGAAGAGGTTCCACTCAAATTGACCGCTGCTGAGCGGAAACTCATTCTCGACGAGTTGATGTGCCTCGATCAGGATTACGAGCAAATCATTCGAGAAACACCTTCCGGCAAGCCGGTAATGATGTATCTCGACGATTTGGAGGACTTCGGTGGCTACATCGCTTCCGAGGCCAATCATTGTGAGGACAAGAAGAAACAAAAGAAGCTCGACGCCGTGTTCGAGAGAGTTCAGGATGTCCTCGACAAGTACATGGACGAAGAACCGCCGCTGACTTTGAAGATTAGGGACGCACGGAATCCGCAGCGTAAGACGAAGGTAAATCCGGGCATTCTCTACCAATTCAAGATCACGCTTCTAGGCGTTAAGCCATTGATCTGGCGAAGAATTCAGGTTCAGGATTGCACGCTCGATAAATTGCACGAGCATATCCAAACGGCAATGGGTTGGACCAACAGCCATCTCCATCAGTTTGTGATCAAGGAGAAGAGGTATGGTGATCCAGGTCTAATGGATGATCTCGATTGCATCGACTCCACAGCGACGATGATGAGCGAGATTCTTCCCAAGACCGGCAAGCCATTCCGCTTCAAGTACGATTACGACTTCGGGGATGGCTGGGAGCACGAAGTTCTTTACGAAGGTAGCCCACTATCGGAAAAAGGAAAGAAATATCCACTCTGCCTGGAGGGCGAAAGAGCTTGTCCGCCTGAGGACATCGGTGGAGTGTGGGGCTATGCGGACTACCTGGAAGCTTTGGCAGATTCGCAACATGAACTTCATGAGGAGTACATGGAATGGAACGGGCCATTCGATCCCGACAAATTTGATTCCAAGAAGGCGACTAAAGAGATGAAGAAGGGACTTCCGAATTGGCGGGATCGGTAGAAAAGCCTCCCCGGCTGACGCCGGGGAGGCATGGCCGGTACTGCTCCCAACCATCTGCTAAAAACCGACAGCCCACCTAGTGTTAGTCAGTTGCTTTCCCATCCACTGGAAGCAACGACAACCAGCGGCTCAACTTGCCCTCTCATTGCATCGACGCCAAAGATCATTCCACCATCCGTCGAGATCGTGAGCAGTTTGGTCTGAGCAGTTACCATCCTGAAAACTCCACCCCCAACTTCAAATAGAGGAACGGACGACGTAGGCGACCACAGAAAAAGATACTTTTGTGAGCTTTGCCCAGTCCACTTGGCATGAAGCGACGTCATCAACGTTGTGAGTTCATCAGAGGTCAAACATTTGCCATTGAGGCGTGGAAAATTGACCTCCGCCCACTCGTTCGCTGCGTCCCAAATAGTTGTGCTCTTTGAATTTGTGAGTGTCGGTGACTTGTAACGGGACGGTCGTTGCCGTTTTCGATATTGCTTTTTGCGATTCCTCTTTTTCGCTGACTGGGTCCTGCAATGGCGCTGAAGTTGATGAGCGAGATCAAGGAATTCAGCAATATCCTCCATCGAGGCAACTGCCTGCTCCAGACTATTGGCGTCCAACTGTTGCTTTTGGCACTCGTTGCATGTCGTATACGCACGGATGACGTCCTCGTCGGACAGGTTTTTGACCATATTAGATGAGAGATGGCCAGCAACCTCTAAGCGTTTGCGGAGTTGGCTTGCAAGTTCTTTAATGTTCATATTTCTTTCCATTGTTTCCAGGGTACGTTTTAAAGTAGCGTTTCTTCCAGGCATCGATGATCCGACGCCACGGACCGGAGATCGAACCTCAAAATGAATTGGTGATTACGCCATTCACTAGATCACCTCAGGGTCGCTGAAGTAGATCTCGTCAGGACAGTTCCATCCCAACCCGATACCTCTCCAGTCGTCTCTTTGCCAATTGGAAATATTGTTCGACGGCCTCAAATCCAAGGTAATACCTTCCCATCGTCATCACCCATTTAAGCGTTGTCCCTGATCCCGCAAACGGATCGAGGACCAAATCTCCGGGGTTGGAAAAGCTGCGAATCAAATCTCGGCTAATTGTTTCATCCATTGGGGCCGGGTGG
This portion of the Bremerella alba genome encodes:
- a CDS encoding plasmid pRiA4b ORF-3 family protein, whose amino-acid sequence is MSPKKKIQHSEEVPLKLTAAERKLILDELMCLDQDYEQIIRETPSGKPVMMYLDDLEDFGGYIASEANHCEDKKKQKKLDAVFERVQDVLDKYMDEEPPLTLKIRDARNPQRKTKVNPGILYQFKITLLGVKPLIWRRIQVQDCTLDKLHEHIQTAMGWTNSHLHQFVIKEKRYGDPGLMDDLDCIDSTATMMSEILPKTGKPFRFKYDYDFGDGWEHEVLYEGSPLSEKGKKYPLCLEGERACPPEDIGGVWGYADYLEALADSQHELHEEYMEWNGPFDPDKFDSKKATKEMKKGLPNWRDR